AACGACACTTTTTTTGACACAGAATATGAATGTGCAGATGCGCTCAAAGCATGGATGCCATTACCAACCATAAATGAGGATAAATAATGAGTGAGATTATGTACAGCGAACTCGATAAAGAGCGCTTAATCAATGTAAACGAAATCACCCGTTTAATGGGTGTCGGTCGCACTTACTTTAGCAAATGCATCGTCAAAGAAACGAACTTTTTAGAGATTGCACCACCCATTCGATTATATGGCAACGGTAAACCAAAATACCGATTAGGTGATGTGCTGAAGTTCATTAAGAGCCGGCAAGATTAATGGCAGCATTCACCGTGGTTTGGGTGCCCGATAATTCTCCAACGCTAACCACCATTGCTGACGTATTAAGCATCGGAGGGAGTTGTTGATACCAACCTGAGTAAGCTAGATGCCGAAAAGGTAGAAAGGTGTTTAAAAATAAATGGGGAGGGGTTAGAGGGTGATTATGCGATCTACACAGATAAGGATGAAGGCTAAAAATGGATTTTTTATATTCCAGCGACACATTAAGAAAAGTCTCGTATCAAGATTATTATCGCCTTGCACTGGTAAAATCCGATGCCTGACGGGATTGGCATCGGCTTATGCTGATGAATAAAATTATTAACAGGAATCAACCATGTAAAATCTGGCAAGTAACCCGATTAAGGATATTATTATGAGTTTATGTTTTTAGTTATGGGTTTCGCAGCCAAAAAACTTCCAATTAATTAATGGCATCATAGCCCACATACAACTATCTAAACGTCCGGTAGTTATTCCTTATGCATATTAGCCAATTTAGCTCTATACAGTCGTCATATACAAAAATCAACACTCAACCTATTAACTACATGCGGTGGAATAGACATGCCATTAATCAACGAAAAGAAGCCAGTGGCAGACGTTTTGGGGAAATAAAGTAGCCAAATCGATGCAGAAAAGGAAGGTTACCGGCTCCCTTTTTGAACCTTACCACCCTTTATGTTGCTTCTCGTTGTTTTAAGATGGCTATTACTGTTATATTATGTATATATACTATTCATTGATAACAACAATTTTCAAATGTTACGTTATATTTATAATGCTCGAAATGCCTGCTGGATATAAATAAAAATCATCACAGTAAGCTTATATTTTTCCGCTTAATAGAGCGATATAAATAAAATATTCTGTTCAAATTGAGTAGAACACAGCGATATCCATAAGGAACTAATACAGTTGGCGATAGTTCGTTTCACAGTTTTAGCCAACTATTTTTCCGCTTAATGCGGCGTTAGAAATAACTACTTAACATAAATAGTGGCTCTAATTACTGTTAAGTGTTTACCACAAAGAAGATAAAACATGAATTTTGATTTTGAAATCCGTAATTTAGGTAAAGTTAAGCACGCAAAGTTGAAAATAGCGCCTTTTACTGTAATTGCCGGGGCAAACTCTTCAGGAAAAAGCTTTATCAGCAGAGCGTTATACAGTTTTTTTAATACCATCAATAAAGACCATGTTACTTTAAGTGCCATGAATAGTATGCTCAATATCCAAACGTTACTTCGCTCTGCTTACAATTCTACGAGTGTTCCTAGTAATACTGTAAATGATCTTTTTAACGAGTTAATGACTCATATTGCGACTTTAGAGAACGTGATCAGTAAAGAGTTTGGTGAATGTACATTCTTAGAACAGCACGCTAGAACTCTAATACTCGATGAGTACATTTTAAATACAGAATACGTTATGGGACTTTTGTTAGATGAAATAGCAAATAAAAAAAAGTACAACAACTTCCATGAACGATTATCTGCGGCAAATAACCAACTTAAAAAACTAAAAACTAATATCAAAAACCCATCTACTACATTATCTGAGAAAGTAGAACAGGGATTCAATGACGCGCTAAAAGAAAATTTTCAAATACCAAATTTAAGCGATTTAAAATCTTTTGATGCATCTGCAGAGGAACCAATTTCATTTAATCTAGGCCCTTTGGGTGAGATTTCAATCGTTAAAGAATCAATCAACTTCAAACTAAATGCAGAAAGTATAAGTGAATTCCAGTCGTTGTATAATGTCGTGTTTATTGAATCTCCAATCTATTGGAAACTTAGAAAGCCTTTAATAAATGCACAAAAAAGCCCTTTAAATATATTTAGGCGCTTAAATAAAAGAGTTGAGGGACTTTCAGGTGTACCCCAATATTTTTATGATTTGATTGAGCTAGTAGATGGAAACATTAAATCGACTGCTGCAAATGAGCAACTAGATAATTTAGAAAAAAACATTAATCAAACTTTAGGCGGGAATATTGAATTATCTGACAGTGGTGATATCTCCTTTAAAGATTCATCGACGTCAAAAAATATCAGCATAAATCTTACTGCCACAGGCGTCACCAATTTAGGGATAATAGGGTTACTTTTGAAACGAAATGTTATTGCAAAAGGCAGTTTTGTTTTTGTAGATGAACCTGAAGTAAATTTACACCCCGCATGGCAAAAAGTAATGATAGAGACGCTATATAAACTGAGTAAAAGTGGAATAAACGTTGTGATAGCAAGCCATAGTATAGATATGATGAAGTATGTCGAAAATATTATGGATGAGTTAAGTGAAGAGGAAATAGAACAACAATTTGCAATTAACAGGCTTTCTCAAAGTGGCATATCTACTTCTTCTGAGATATCTCAAAGAAAATCGATTGCAGAAATAAAAAATGACCTAGGTGCTTCATTTATTGATATGACTTTAGAGAGTGGTTGGTAAAATGGATTGTATTAGCCGCTTTCTTGAAGTTATGGACCATGAAATGCCCCAACATTCTGCATTAACAAGTTCAAGATCAGGATACAAAGTTGATGGGGAAGGCATAAAAAAACATTGTCTGCTTTCTGGCTTGAAATCTGTAGATTATTTTGAAATTAATAGTGAACGTGGTTTTCTCTATGTTGAATTTAGCGATTTATTTGCTCATGATGTTCAAATACAATATAAAATCCTTCAGATTTCTGATTCTAATCTGTCTCCCAAAATAAAAAAAGACCTCCGAAAACAATTCAATAAAGAGATAGCCAATGAATTAAAACAAAAGGCTAAAGATTCTCGTGTAATACAGTTAGCACTACCTGAAAAGTTAGCCAATTTACCCGAGAAATTTAATGACAAAGCGTTATATGTTGTCGTTGTTCCTCCTATTGAAGAAGCGAATAAGGTTGAACAAGCTAGGTTTATTGATGACCTTAAAAGTAAGCTCACTTGTTCCGTACCAGATACTATCGCTAAATCTGTTATAGTTGTTCCCTTAAACCATTTTTTAGCCTCATAATATCAATTAAAACATTCTAACAACTTTTAATGTGGGTAATGGAAATTACATCTCGCATTATTCATATTTATAACCATTATGCTTTAACCAACCATGAGCATGTTTGTTGCGCGGATCCTTGTGGGTCCAATGGACAACACCACCTTTTTTGTTGTATTCATATTCACCATAAAACTCAACCATGTCACCTTTTTGCAAATGAGGAATTCTTGGTGCCAAATCGATATTATGGGCTATTAACAGAGTTTGTTTGTTGCGTAGCTTAAGAATAAAACGTTGATGCTTTGAGCCTTTCGTATCATCGGGCAACACCTTAATTACTTTTCCGATCCCTTGTACTTGGAGATCACTTTGCTGTGATTGAAAGGCTTGCTCAATAACAGCATCATCTGCCCATAATGGAAATGAGATAAAACTAAAGAGTAAAACCAAACAAGAGAATAATTTTTTCATGTGATTCCTTATACAATGATGCGTTTTTGAAATTCCCTATATAAAGGAAGAACTTTTTATCTAAGTTGTTTTTCTAACAACTCCCAATATAGGTTATAACCCGCTAATTGTTCATCTAACCAATCGTGTTTATTATAAATAGCCATTATTCCACCGAGTTCATGCCCTAACATTTTCTCAGTGACATGAGGCATCACACCATTTTCACTTAAACGAGTTACAATTGTTCGCCTGAAGTCATGAGGAACAAAATGGTCTAATTTCATTCTATCGTTTAGCCGTTGAACGAAGCGGTTTTGTGCATGACTCGTTAATGGTTTTTTAGCAGATTGACCAGGTATTAAAAACTCACGCTCATGGCCATAAGCTAAATCTAGTGATTTAATTAATTCAACTACCTTATCAGAGAGTGCTCGCCTTATTGCTTTTTTAGTTTTAGAACGATCAGCTGGTAGTATCCAAAGCGATCGCCCCAAGTCAAATTCACTCAAATGGGCTTCTCGAATTTCACTATTTCGCGCACCGGTTAAAATTAATAGTTGAGTACAAACGCGACAGCTTAACGCCGCCCTACTCATCTCAATCTCACGCCATAATTTGGCTACTTCAAACCATTCTAATGTTCGTTCTCGTTTACGTTGATGATTTCCAACTGCCAAGGTTGGGATATCAAGTAAATGGGACTGCTTAATTCGACCTCGTGACTTAGCCCAACGAACAAAGGTTTTAAAGCGACTTAAAATATTACCCGCATTTTCAGGTGAGGAATCTTTATTAATACGGTCAAAAAAAGCAATCCATTGGGTATAACTATAACGTTCAACATTGATAGAGGCATTGGGGACCACATACTTATTAAAAGTAGAATGGTAAAGCGCTTGGGACTTTTTACTTAACTCCTTATCCACGCGCAAGGTTAAGAACTCTTGCGCAATATTACCTAGCAGTTCATGTTCAGCCCCACCTTTGAGTATATGACGCGGATCATCACCATCAAACACAGCTCTCCTGAGTTTAATAACTTGCTCTCGCGCCTCAGCTAGTTTAACCTCAGGATAACGTCCTATTTTCATACGTTGTGGCTTTCCAAACCACTGGAAACGAAAGTAAAAAACGATAACAGCGTTTTTAGATACTCGAATAGTTAAACCATCACGGTCAAAAACCTCTGGTTTACCTGTGTATGGAGCCTTAATACTTCTTAATTTTGAGTCTGTTAATGCCATAAGTCACCAAGGTACAAAGCAAGTTTAAAATAGGTACAAGCTAAGGTACAAAAAAGATAAGTAACAAACAATAACAAGAAAGAACAAAAAGAAACAGAAAAGCAACGCAAGCATAGAGGATATAAAGCATAAAATGGGTAAATCATCACAAGAAGCTACATTAACAAACAATAGCCAACAACCCACTTTATACTGGCACGATTATGAAACTTTTGGGCTGAATCCTGGTGCAGATCGCCCTTCCCAGTTTGCAGGTATTCGTACCGACCTTGAGCTTAATGCGATTGACGAACCTAATGAATGGTACTGCCGAATCCCTAGTGATTATCTACCAGATCCGGTTGCTTGCGTACTTACAGGTATTACGCCTCAGCAGACCCTACAACACGGCGTTCCTGAAAATGAATTTATCACTCATATCAATTATCAATTTAGTCAACCTAATACCTGTGCTGTCGGCTATAACAGTATACGCTTTGATGATGAAGTAACACGTTTTACACTGTATCGAAATTTTTTAGATCCTTATCAGCGAGAGTGGAAAAATGGCTGTTCTCGTTGGGATATAATCGATCTTGTTCGCGCTTGTTATGCATTAAGGCCCGAAGGAATTAACTGGCCTTTGGATGATAACGATGTCCCTTCATTTCGTTTAGAATTATTAACGACAGAAAATCAACTTGCCCATGATCAAGCACATGATGCGATGAGCGACGTATACGCAACGATTGCTATTGCAAAGCTGATCAAACAAAAACAACCTAAATTATTTGATTATTGCTTTAATCTACGCCACAAAGGGAACGTCCTTGCCGCACTCAAGCTTGGTAGCTTTACTCCTGTGATCCATGTATCAGGAATGTTTCCGGCACTACAAGGTTGTATCTCTTATATTCTTCCTATTGCTAATCACCCAACTAATAAAAATGCGATCATTGTCGTTGACCTTAATCAGGATCTAACAGCACTGGAGACAATGAACATTGAAGAGATCCGCCATTATCTCTATACGCCAAAAGCAGAACTTCCTGAAGGTATCGACCGTCCAGCAATAAAACTTGTCCATATTAATAAAAGCCCATTTGTTGCTCCTGCTAAAACATTATCAGAGCAACGTGCTGATGAATTAGGCATCGATAGAACACAATGTAGGGCATCACTTGAGTTCATAAAATCACATCCTCAATTAAGCGAAAAACTACAGTTAGTTTTTTCAGAAGAGCGAGAGTATGTCAAAAAACAAAGCGTAGAGGAGATGTTATACAGTGGTGGGTTCTTTTCCAATAAAGATAAATCGCTTATAAATCAGATATCTGAGCTAGGGATTGAAAGCTTATCCAAAAGGCAATTCGATTTTGAAGACGAGCGTCTGTCAAAGTTACTTTGGCACTATCGCGCACGTAACGGTGAACAATATTTAGAGTTAGAAGAACAAGAAAAATGGCAACGGGAATGTCAATTATACCTGTTAGAACATCAACAAAGTTATATTGAAAAAATTGATGCTTTAGCTATGGAGTATCAACACAGTCCAGACAAAATTGATTTACTGCAACAATTACATCACTATTTGAATTATTTAAGCTGTAAATAATCTCGTCATAGCGTATAATCTTGCTCAGATTTTATTCACATCATATACAGGGAGGAAGTATGAAGATATCTACATTTCGTAATACGATCGCTTTTTTTGTTCTTTCCCCTAGCTTTATATGTTTAGCGAACGATGTACCAAGCAATAGCTTACAGGTCGAATTTCAAAAGAAAAGCCTCAAACAAGAAGAACAGTATGACCTATTAAGTTTAACGACGGTCTATCAAGTACCTGTTGCTACTTACCAATATCTGGATGAAGTTCTTACCTCTTTTTACAATACGATCACATTTACAACATCGATCACTGATAGCACCTTTAAAACAAATTCTCACTATGAACTTGTTGCTATCCCGCTCGTTGCAGAAAATAATCAAGGCGTAAATATTGAACTCTTTGGTAACTTTTCAGAT
This sequence is a window from Psychromonas sp. psych-6C06. Protein-coding genes within it:
- a CDS encoding AAA family ATPase, whose protein sequence is MNFDFEIRNLGKVKHAKLKIAPFTVIAGANSSGKSFISRALYSFFNTINKDHVTLSAMNSMLNIQTLLRSAYNSTSVPSNTVNDLFNELMTHIATLENVISKEFGECTFLEQHARTLILDEYILNTEYVMGLLLDEIANKKKYNNFHERLSAANNQLKKLKTNIKNPSTTLSEKVEQGFNDALKENFQIPNLSDLKSFDASAEEPISFNLGPLGEISIVKESINFKLNAESISEFQSLYNVVFIESPIYWKLRKPLINAQKSPLNIFRRLNKRVEGLSGVPQYFYDLIELVDGNIKSTAANEQLDNLEKNINQTLGGNIELSDSGDISFKDSSTSKNISINLTATGVTNLGIIGLLLKRNVIAKGSFVFVDEPEVNLHPAWQKVMIETLYKLSKSGINVVIASHSIDMMKYVENIMDELSEEEIEQQFAINRLSQSGISTSSEISQRKSIAEIKNDLGASFIDMTLESGW
- a CDS encoding DUF3465 domain-containing protein gives rise to the protein MKKLFSCLVLLFSFISFPLWADDAVIEQAFQSQQSDLQVQGIGKVIKVLPDDTKGSKHQRFILKLRNKQTLLIAHNIDLAPRIPHLQKGDMVEFYGEYEYNKKGGVVHWTHKDPRNKHAHGWLKHNGYKYE
- a CDS encoding site-specific integrase, with protein sequence MALTDSKLRSIKAPYTGKPEVFDRDGLTIRVSKNAVIVFYFRFQWFGKPQRMKIGRYPEVKLAEAREQVIKLRRAVFDGDDPRHILKGGAEHELLGNIAQEFLTLRVDKELSKKSQALYHSTFNKYVVPNASINVERYSYTQWIAFFDRINKDSSPENAGNILSRFKTFVRWAKSRGRIKQSHLLDIPTLAVGNHQRKRERTLEWFEVAKLWREIEMSRAALSCRVCTQLLILTGARNSEIREAHLSEFDLGRSLWILPADRSKTKKAIRRALSDKVVELIKSLDLAYGHEREFLIPGQSAKKPLTSHAQNRFVQRLNDRMKLDHFVPHDFRRTIVTRLSENGVMPHVTEKMLGHELGGIMAIYNKHDWLDEQLAGYNLYWELLEKQLR
- the sbcB gene encoding exodeoxyribonuclease I, with translation MGKSSQEATLTNNSQQPTLYWHDYETFGLNPGADRPSQFAGIRTDLELNAIDEPNEWYCRIPSDYLPDPVACVLTGITPQQTLQHGVPENEFITHINYQFSQPNTCAVGYNSIRFDDEVTRFTLYRNFLDPYQREWKNGCSRWDIIDLVRACYALRPEGINWPLDDNDVPSFRLELLTTENQLAHDQAHDAMSDVYATIAIAKLIKQKQPKLFDYCFNLRHKGNVLAALKLGSFTPVIHVSGMFPALQGCISYILPIANHPTNKNAIIVVDLNQDLTALETMNIEEIRHYLYTPKAELPEGIDRPAIKLVHINKSPFVAPAKTLSEQRADELGIDRTQCRASLEFIKSHPQLSEKLQLVFSEEREYVKKQSVEEMLYSGGFFSNKDKSLINQISELGIESLSKRQFDFEDERLSKLLWHYRARNGEQYLELEEQEKWQRECQLYLLEHQQSYIEKIDALAMEYQHSPDKIDLLQQLHHYLNYLSCK